A region of Micromonospora sp. WMMD882 DNA encodes the following proteins:
- a CDS encoding MarR family transcriptional regulator, giving the protein MERPPNLAAAIEAAAGALVGVLEQAGSRHSVSVPPTQLRVLSIVSARPDTNVNRLAELLDVVPSSASRLCDRLEATGLLRRVADPRDRREVHLVLTPAAENLLREITERRHRAVQAVLDQMPHRTQHELLLALAAFGQAAALVEAAAAPQDRTAWTA; this is encoded by the coding sequence GTGGAGCGACCTCCGAATCTGGCTGCGGCGATCGAGGCGGCCGCCGGGGCTCTGGTCGGCGTGCTGGAGCAGGCCGGCTCCCGGCACAGCGTGTCGGTGCCGCCGACGCAGCTTCGGGTGCTGTCGATCGTCAGCGCCCGGCCGGACACGAACGTGAACCGGTTGGCGGAGCTGCTGGACGTGGTGCCGTCGTCGGCCAGTCGGCTCTGTGACCGGTTGGAGGCGACCGGCCTGTTGCGGCGGGTGGCCGATCCCCGGGACCGGCGGGAGGTGCACCTGGTCCTGACCCCGGCGGCGGAGAACCTGCTGCGGGAGATCACCGAGCGGCGGCACCGGGCGGTGCAGGCGGTGCTGGACCAGATGCCGCACCGGACCCAGCACGAGTTGCTGCTGGCCCTGGCGGCGTTCGGTCAGGCGGCCGCGTTGGTGGAGGCGGCCGCCGCCCCGCAGGACCGGACGGCCTGGACGGCCTGA
- a CDS encoding SAM-dependent methyltransferase — translation MDEPSGPSTARMIDFWLGGDDHFPVDVAAARAFEQAYGPCAPVFRSLRAFLGRAVRHVADAGVDSFLVFGAGVPTCGNVHEIVPQARVLYTDLDPVIVRHGQRLLAGQNRVGYGFGDARDVAGIDPALRERFLPGWGSRPVGLVFLGLAAFLDDDTLAGVLDDLYEAVAPGSRLAVDFDTEELAGYPQALAMMGPEFRMRAPKEFAALLGRWQPTDDGIVPVARWRPDGSPEQVPDAFYGAVAVKPAG, via the coding sequence ATGGACGAGCCGAGCGGGCCGAGCACCGCACGTATGATCGACTTCTGGTTGGGCGGGGACGACCACTTCCCGGTCGACGTGGCCGCCGCGCGGGCCTTCGAGCAGGCGTACGGGCCGTGCGCGCCGGTGTTCCGCTCGCTGCGGGCGTTCCTGGGGCGGGCGGTGCGGCACGTCGCCGACGCCGGGGTGGATTCCTTCCTGGTGTTCGGGGCGGGGGTGCCGACGTGCGGCAACGTCCACGAGATCGTCCCGCAGGCCCGGGTGCTCTACACCGATCTCGACCCGGTGATCGTGCGGCACGGCCAGCGGCTGCTCGCCGGCCAGAACCGGGTGGGCTACGGCTTCGGCGACGCCCGCGACGTCGCCGGCATCGACCCGGCGCTGCGGGAGCGGTTCCTGCCCGGTTGGGGCAGCCGCCCGGTGGGGCTGGTGTTCCTCGGGCTGGCCGCGTTCCTCGACGACGACACCCTGGCCGGCGTCCTGGACGACCTGTACGAGGCGGTGGCCCCGGGCAGCCGGCTGGCCGTCGACTTCGACACCGAGGAGCTGGCCGGGTATCCGCAGGCGCTGGCGATGATGGGGCCCGAGTTCCGGATGCGGGCCCCGAAGGAGTTCGCGGCGCTGCTGGGGCGGTGGCAGCCGACCGACGACGGGATCGTGCCGGTGGCCCGGTGGCGTCCGGACGGTTCGCCGGAGCAGGTGCCGGACGCGTTCTACGGGGCGGTGGCGGTCAAGCCCGCCGGGTGA
- a CDS encoding PP2C family protein-serine/threonine phosphatase, producing MPQAPASVSRVLRHAPPDRLVEVADRAIRSATGAVRTDVFVADYRIAGLWPVLDPSLSASDPSAGGDDAQRCFRSQQPVVDSPDGGRCRMWLPLTVWGERLGVLLVELSGPPAPETVDWVGEVAGDLAVALRAADRETDRYRRARRRERLTMAAELQWDLLPGRSLTHPAFRLAGQLEPAYSVGGDHFDWSLDTDRLTVTVLNGTGSGLSAALLTSVAVNAMRNARRSGGSLVEQAELASDTLFYQHRGVRHVATLLLEVDVRRGRVRAVDAGSPHLLRARAGAVERITLEQQLPLGMFPETRYHPQEFDLDVGDRLFVVSDGVYAADPTGAEPYGSRAMARSIRSTRLQPAAEAVGTVMRELHAYHADADLRDDAVVVCLDWRGGWEQ from the coding sequence ATGCCGCAGGCGCCCGCATCGGTGTCGCGCGTGTTGCGTCACGCCCCGCCGGACCGGCTGGTCGAGGTCGCCGACCGGGCCATCCGGTCGGCGACCGGCGCGGTGCGGACGGACGTCTTCGTCGCCGACTACCGCATCGCCGGGCTGTGGCCGGTGTTGGACCCGAGCCTGTCGGCGTCCGACCCGTCGGCCGGCGGTGACGACGCGCAGCGGTGTTTCCGCAGCCAGCAGCCGGTTGTCGACAGCCCTGACGGGGGCCGGTGCCGGATGTGGTTGCCGCTGACCGTGTGGGGTGAGCGGCTGGGCGTGCTGCTGGTGGAGTTGTCGGGGCCGCCCGCCCCGGAGACGGTGGACTGGGTGGGGGAGGTCGCCGGTGACCTGGCGGTGGCGTTGCGCGCCGCCGACCGGGAGACCGACAGGTACCGTCGGGCACGCCGGCGGGAACGGCTGACCATGGCCGCCGAGCTGCAGTGGGACCTGCTGCCCGGACGCAGCCTCACCCATCCGGCGTTCCGGCTGGCCGGGCAGCTCGAGCCGGCGTACTCGGTGGGCGGGGACCACTTCGACTGGTCACTGGACACCGACCGGTTGACCGTCACGGTCCTCAACGGCACCGGCAGCGGTCTGTCCGCGGCGTTGCTGACGTCGGTGGCGGTCAACGCGATGCGCAACGCCCGCCGGTCCGGGGGCAGCCTGGTCGAGCAGGCGGAGCTGGCCTCGGACACGCTGTTCTACCAGCACCGGGGCGTCCGGCACGTGGCGACGCTGCTGTTGGAGGTGGACGTGCGCCGGGGCCGGGTGCGCGCGGTCGACGCCGGGTCGCCGCACCTGCTGCGGGCCCGTGCCGGCGCGGTCGAGCGGATCACGTTGGAGCAACAGTTGCCGCTGGGCATGTTCCCCGAGACCCGCTACCACCCGCAGGAGTTCGACCTGGACGTCGGGGACCGGCTCTTCGTGGTCAGCGACGGGGTGTACGCGGCCGATCCGACGGGCGCGGAGCCGTACGGGTCGCGGGCGATGGCCCGGTCGATCCGGTCGACGCGGCTGCAACCGGCCGCCGAGGCGGTTGGTACGGTGATGCGCGAACTGCACGCCTACCACGCCGACGCGGATCTGCGCGATGATGCGGTGGTCGTGTGCCTTGACTGGCGGGGCGGGTGGGAGCAGTAG